A window of Longispora fulva contains these coding sequences:
- a CDS encoding RNA polymerase sigma factor, which produces MDATEAVRQAYHAHYRRLVAQLYGLTGSFPEAEDVVQEAYARALARPATFLEVANPEGWLRTTAFNVARNRYRRRWLFDQLARSRRIGVADPVPGVSPDRVALVAALGRLNRVTRETVVLHHLADLSVEAVAANLGIPVGTVKARLSRGRAQLARYLSEDATPSPVRRSSNV; this is translated from the coding sequence ATGGACGCGACCGAGGCCGTCCGGCAGGCGTACCACGCGCACTACCGCCGGCTGGTGGCGCAGCTATACGGACTGACGGGGAGTTTCCCGGAGGCCGAGGACGTCGTGCAGGAGGCGTACGCGCGGGCGCTCGCCCGGCCGGCGACGTTCCTGGAGGTGGCCAACCCGGAGGGCTGGCTGCGGACGACGGCATTCAACGTGGCGCGCAACCGGTACCGCAGAAGGTGGCTCTTCGACCAGTTGGCCCGCAGCCGCCGGATCGGCGTCGCCGACCCGGTGCCGGGCGTGTCCCCCGACCGGGTGGCGCTCGTCGCGGCGCTGGGTCGGTTGAACCGGGTCACCCGCGAGACCGTCGTCCTGCACCACCTGGCGGACCTGAGCGTCGAGGCGGTGGCCGCGAACCTGGGCATCCCCGTCGGCACGGTCAAGGCCCGACTGTCCAGGGGCCGGGCCCAACTCGCCCGGTACCTGTCGGAGGACGCCACCCCATCACCCGTGAGGAGGAGCAGCAATGTCTGA
- a CDS encoding WD40/YVTN/BNR-like repeat-containing protein — protein sequence MSELDFVGLRSDAEYAARPPEFATVTRRTRAVRRRRALVLGGVFVGVAALTGAIAAVTHRDPVPTVVGVDETPRAAEGLNLGMVPTVEGYGDHLYAFKDGRLWATEDRGATWLERTAPGVDVVRVLGPNLVIGGPGAHPLGEQPSAAGYQVSVDGGRTWMPLRESGRPVAAVPEGTRPVSCDDLRKGCRVRVVDPVTGILSTLAAQPRLDGLTIDPSSTGAGLWAAGFDPGTHKAAIATSADRGTTWSITVLAAEEPRTAPVPVNMPYLASFDGRTGYATFVGDGGPVRVYRTADGGRTWHRAAAAMPGGAYLLGPYSVATADGTHLMAVQLGTGTGYLASPDGETYQVREVAGLPGLGAAPRFLGPGRLAAGTPRAMYLSDDGVTWRGITLP from the coding sequence ATGTCTGAACTGGACTTCGTCGGGCTGCGGTCCGACGCCGAGTACGCCGCCCGCCCACCGGAGTTCGCCACTGTCACCCGGCGGACCCGCGCCGTCCGCCGCCGCAGGGCCCTCGTCCTCGGCGGGGTGTTCGTGGGCGTGGCCGCCCTGACCGGTGCGATCGCGGCGGTCACCCACCGGGATCCGGTGCCGACCGTGGTCGGGGTCGACGAGACCCCGCGGGCGGCGGAGGGCCTGAACCTGGGCATGGTCCCGACGGTCGAGGGGTACGGCGACCACCTGTACGCGTTCAAGGACGGCCGGCTCTGGGCCACCGAGGACCGGGGTGCCACCTGGCTGGAGCGCACCGCGCCCGGAGTGGACGTCGTGCGGGTCCTCGGGCCGAACCTCGTGATCGGCGGCCCCGGGGCCCACCCGCTGGGCGAGCAGCCGTCCGCCGCCGGTTACCAGGTCAGCGTCGACGGGGGGCGGACCTGGATGCCGTTGCGGGAGTCGGGCCGGCCGGTCGCCGCCGTACCCGAGGGCACCCGGCCGGTGAGCTGCGACGATCTCCGCAAGGGCTGCCGGGTGCGGGTCGTCGACCCGGTCACCGGCATCCTGTCGACCCTTGCCGCGCAGCCCCGCCTCGACGGCCTGACGATCGACCCGTCGTCGACCGGGGCCGGGCTGTGGGCCGCCGGGTTCGATCCGGGCACCCACAAGGCCGCCATCGCGACCAGCGCCGACAGGGGAACGACCTGGTCGATCACCGTGCTGGCCGCCGAGGAGCCCCGGACCGCACCGGTGCCGGTGAACATGCCGTACCTGGCCAGCTTCGACGGCCGGACCGGGTACGCGACGTTCGTGGGCGACGGCGGTCCGGTCCGGGTGTACCGCACCGCCGACGGCGGCCGGACGTGGCACCGCGCGGCGGCGGCGATGCCCGGTGGGGCGTACCTGCTCGGCCCGTACTCCGTCGCCACCGCCGACGGGACGCACCTGATGGCGGTCCAGCTCGGGACGGGCACCGGCTACCTCGCCAGCCCCGACGGGGAGACCTACCAGGTGCGGGAGGTCGCCGGGCTGCCCGGGCTGGGCGCCGCGCCGCGGTTCCTCGGACCGGGCCGGCTCGCGGCCGGCACGCCGCGTGCGATGTACCTGTCCGATGACGGGGTGACCTGGCGCGGGATCACCCTGCCGTAG
- a CDS encoding TetR/AcrR family transcriptional regulator — MPRHKGDHEARRRDVSGAVWRVLAARGFGGLTLRAVATEMGATTGLLTHYFPNKQDLLAHALTLLDERRATRPRRVAAPAAEGLAALRAALLDILPLTPEAAADNRIWVSSWDAALADPDLAAGHADRYGRSRERIRRHVAAAQGLGELPSGDPDDLAAAIQSFVLGLIVQALLGAEAFPPERQIRLLDRYLAALTTPC; from the coding sequence ATGCCACGCCACAAGGGAGATCACGAGGCCCGCCGCCGCGACGTGTCCGGGGCCGTGTGGCGGGTGCTGGCCGCGCGCGGGTTCGGCGGCCTGACCCTGCGGGCGGTCGCCACCGAGATGGGCGCGACGACCGGCCTGCTCACGCACTACTTCCCCAACAAACAGGACCTGCTCGCCCACGCGCTGACCCTGCTCGACGAGCGCCGGGCGACCCGGCCGAGGCGCGTGGCGGCCCCGGCGGCCGAAGGGCTGGCCGCCCTGCGCGCCGCGCTTCTGGACATCCTCCCGCTGACGCCGGAGGCCGCGGCCGACAACCGGATCTGGGTCAGCTCCTGGGACGCCGCGCTGGCCGACCCGGACCTCGCGGCCGGGCACGCCGACCGGTACGGGCGCTCGCGCGAGCGGATCCGCCGGCACGTGGCGGCGGCGCAGGGCCTCGGGGAGTTGCCGTCGGGGGATCCGGACGACCTCGCCGCCGCGATCCAGTCGTTCGTGCTCGGGCTCATCGTGCAGGCGCTGCTCGGGGCGGAGGCTTTCCCGCCGGAGCGGCAGATCCGACTCCTGGACCGCTACCTGGCTGCGCTCACGACCCCGTGCTGA
- a CDS encoding asparaginase yields the protein MSVAFFALGGTISMAGAAGEVVTRLNAAALATGVPGLAELGVGLDVHDIEAVPSANLTFAHILDLVDRATDAVAGGASGVVVTQGTDTMEETAFLADLVWALPQPLVFTGAMRNPTLAGPDGPANLLAAVAVAADPRARDLGALVVFADEIHAARWARKTHSTSTATFASPNAGPLGHVVERQVRVLTRPPRHPPLRRPDPHALPDVRVALHTVTFDDGDSLPAYADTHHGLVVAGYGAGHVPSALAAHLGELARRVPVVLTSRTGAGSVLSNTYTSVGSETDLLRRGLINGGFLHPHQARVLLRTLVAAGAGVAEIRQVFAERG from the coding sequence ATGAGTGTGGCGTTCTTCGCCCTCGGCGGCACGATCTCGATGGCCGGCGCCGCCGGTGAGGTCGTCACCCGGCTGAACGCCGCGGCGCTGGCCACCGGCGTGCCGGGGCTGGCCGAGCTGGGCGTGGGCCTCGACGTGCACGACATCGAGGCGGTGCCGAGCGCCAACCTGACCTTCGCCCATATCCTCGACCTCGTCGACCGGGCCACGGACGCGGTGGCCGGGGGCGCCAGCGGCGTGGTCGTCACCCAGGGCACCGACACGATGGAGGAGACGGCGTTCCTCGCCGACCTGGTGTGGGCCCTTCCCCAACCGCTCGTGTTCACGGGCGCGATGCGCAACCCGACCCTCGCCGGCCCGGACGGCCCAGCCAACCTGCTGGCCGCCGTCGCCGTCGCCGCGGATCCCCGGGCGCGTGACCTGGGCGCTCTCGTGGTGTTCGCCGACGAGATCCACGCCGCCAGGTGGGCGCGCAAGACGCACAGCACGAGTACCGCGACCTTCGCCTCCCCGAACGCCGGCCCACTCGGGCACGTGGTCGAACGCCAGGTCCGCGTCCTGACCCGCCCACCCCGGCACCCGCCCCTGCGCCGCCCGGATCCGCACGCGCTGCCCGACGTCCGCGTCGCGCTGCACACGGTCACGTTCGACGACGGGGACAGCCTTCCGGCGTACGCCGACACCCACCACGGACTCGTCGTCGCGGGCTACGGCGCGGGACACGTCCCGTCCGCCCTCGCGGCGCACCTGGGGGAACTCGCGCGGCGCGTCCCGGTGGTCCTCACCTCGCGCACCGGGGCCGGTTCGGTGCTGTCGAACACCTACACGTCGGTCGGCTCGGAGACGGATCTCCTTCGCCGGGGGCTGATCAACGGCGGTTTCCTGCATCCGCACCAGGCACGGGTGCTGCTGCGGACCCTCGTCGCGGCCGGAGCGGGGGTCGCCGAGATCCGTCAGGTGTTCGCCGAGCGGGGGTGA
- a CDS encoding carcinine hydrolase/isopenicillin-N N-acyltransferase family protein translates to MRIVLAGLLVLVLGGCAAAPAEHAAPGRSTSSASRQTPSEVDATLASLRRVDDLPLYEMTYVGDYDALTGVPTVAAASPFGCSLFVASGGAAPLFGRNFDWEPNAAMVLHTAPPDGYAAVSIVDLSYLGVGRGDDLVRAPKTHGELLNAPLLPFDGMNERGLAVGLAADDSGRAGREAGRPTVGGVRVLRLILDHAATVAQAVELLGGYDIDFSGGPALHYLFADATGASAVVEFVDGRTEVSRGGPPWQALTNFRLAGSDVASRQNDRRYATLRAGLDRAGGVLTPDAAMGLLRSVAQPHTRWSVTYQLDSHDVRVSTAARWETVHSFRL, encoded by the coding sequence GTGCGCATCGTGCTGGCGGGTCTCCTGGTGCTGGTCCTCGGCGGATGCGCGGCGGCACCCGCGGAACACGCCGCGCCCGGGCGGAGCACGTCGTCGGCGTCCCGGCAGACCCCGTCGGAGGTCGACGCCACGCTGGCCAGCCTGCGCCGGGTCGACGACCTGCCGCTGTACGAGATGACCTACGTCGGCGACTACGACGCGCTCACCGGCGTCCCAACGGTCGCGGCGGCGAGCCCGTTCGGCTGCTCCCTGTTCGTCGCCTCCGGTGGTGCGGCACCGTTGTTCGGCCGCAACTTCGACTGGGAGCCGAACGCGGCGATGGTCCTGCACACCGCCCCGCCGGACGGGTACGCCGCGGTGTCGATCGTGGACCTGTCCTACCTCGGGGTGGGGCGCGGCGATGACCTGGTCCGGGCGCCGAAGACCCATGGGGAGCTGCTCAACGCCCCGCTGCTGCCGTTCGACGGCATGAACGAGCGCGGCCTGGCGGTCGGCCTGGCCGCCGACGACTCCGGTCGCGCCGGACGGGAGGCTGGCCGGCCCACGGTCGGGGGCGTGCGGGTCCTGCGGCTGATCCTGGACCACGCGGCGACCGTGGCGCAGGCTGTGGAGCTGCTCGGCGGGTACGACATCGACTTCTCCGGCGGACCGGCGTTGCACTACCTGTTCGCCGACGCGACGGGGGCCTCGGCGGTGGTGGAGTTCGTGGACGGCCGCACCGAGGTGTCGCGGGGCGGTCCACCGTGGCAGGCGCTCACGAACTTCCGGCTGGCGGGCTCGGACGTCGCGTCCCGCCAGAACGACCGGCGGTACGCGACGCTGCGGGCCGGCCTCGACCGGGCCGGGGGAGTGCTGACCCCCGACGCCGCGATGGGACTGTTGCGGTCCGTCGCCCAGCCGCACACCCGGTGGTCGGTGACCTACCAGCTCGACAGCCACGACGTGCGGGTGTCGACCGCCGCGCGGTGGGAGACTGTGCACTCCTTCCGGCTGTGA
- a CDS encoding phosphoribosylaminoimidazolecarboxamide formyltransferase — protein MDLRYGTNPHQAATVTPVQPGRWPVRVLNGTPSAINLLDALNGWQLVSEAARTLGRPAAASFKHVSPAGAAMAGPVDEVTSGLYGLDRVGAVTSAYVRARDADPKSSYGDLAAVSHPVDTELADLLSRVVCDGVIAPGYEPGTVATLAGKKNGRFLVLQADPAFTAPVLESREVFGLRFTEERDSVPLTTALDLSSSAAGDLLLGLIVLRYTQSNSVCYLRDGATLGIGAGQQSRVDCTRLAGAKADTWWLRRHPAVRGLDFRPGVRRQDRINWQIRYLEGGLTPDEDARLAAALATPAPEFAAGDRRAWLAARRGVAFVSDGALPFRDNVDHAHRHGVDHIAEPGGSARSAEVEDACREHGITLTRTGIRLFHH, from the coding sequence ATGGACCTGCGCTACGGCACCAATCCGCACCAGGCCGCGACCGTCACCCCGGTGCAGCCCGGCCGGTGGCCGGTCCGGGTGCTCAACGGCACCCCGTCCGCCATCAACCTGCTCGACGCGCTCAACGGCTGGCAGCTGGTCAGCGAGGCGGCCCGGACCCTGGGCCGACCGGCCGCGGCGTCCTTCAAACACGTCTCACCCGCCGGCGCCGCCATGGCGGGCCCGGTCGACGAGGTCACGTCCGGGCTGTACGGCCTGGACCGGGTCGGCGCGGTCACCAGCGCGTACGTGCGGGCCCGCGACGCCGACCCGAAGTCCTCGTACGGCGACCTGGCCGCCGTCTCGCACCCGGTCGACACCGAACTCGCCGACCTGCTGTCCCGCGTCGTGTGTGACGGGGTGATCGCCCCGGGCTACGAGCCCGGCACCGTCGCGACCCTCGCCGGGAAGAAGAACGGCCGCTTCCTGGTCCTGCAGGCCGACCCGGCGTTCACGGCACCGGTGCTGGAGTCGCGGGAGGTGTTCGGCCTGCGGTTCACCGAGGAACGCGACAGCGTCCCCCTCACCACCGCGCTGGACCTCTCCTCCTCCGCCGCCGGGGACCTGCTGCTGGGCCTGATCGTCCTGCGGTACACCCAGTCCAACTCCGTGTGCTATCTGCGCGACGGGGCGACCCTCGGCATCGGGGCCGGGCAGCAGTCCCGGGTGGACTGCACCCGGCTGGCGGGCGCGAAGGCCGACACGTGGTGGCTGCGCCGCCATCCGGCGGTCCGGGGCCTGGACTTCCGGCCGGGCGTCCGCCGACAGGACAGGATCAACTGGCAGATCCGTTACCTGGAGGGCGGCCTGACCCCGGACGAGGACGCGCGACTGGCAGCGGCGCTGGCCACGCCGGCGCCGGAGTTCGCGGCCGGGGACCGCCGGGCGTGGCTGGCGGCGCGGCGCGGCGTCGCGTTCGTCTCCGACGGGGCGCTGCCGTTCCGGGACAACGTCGACCACGCCCACCGGCACGGCGTGGACCACATCGCCGAGCCGGGCGGGTCGGCCCGCTCGGCGGAGGTCGAGGACGCCTGCCGCGAACACGGCATCACGCTCACCCGCACCGGCATCCGCCTCTTCCACCACTAG
- a CDS encoding GGDEF domain-containing protein → MHEDESTEGPHDHHAVYGQLRALMQQGRSEAALAEARRISDRATAPVIVAQALAFELGAMINVGDLSGYTPVLDRAFALLAEVDDATVAGELHAIAGSVACLHGAMERCVRHFEYSRRHLDSAPSWVGAADAWYDLALGCSQAGLHAQALDAVERANALYTELGLSDEETGAQIRVRHAVAVDHRGDTATAVRLLRKVVDDFGRGVAPAWSVDRAHIAYAAARLSALGVPSVPDLSGLLDGVGHDADERTIRALTPVCAELAAGDGDAALALLEAGPVHPATFGVAEAHRLSALAHSLAGRLPLAIAAERAASRAVHLALDPLSALFVDGVAARIDHENLRRVADRYADAALTDPLTGLPNRRRLHEYAAGLLAAGTPATVGVADLNGFKAVNDRYGHLAGDLVLQRLAGVLTRAVGQGFAARYGGDEFVLVLPHVDLPGARATGSRIHEAVAAEDWNSLVPDSALNLAIGWSHLTDSGLTCAIDRADRAMYQMKARARPA, encoded by the coding sequence GTGCACGAGGACGAATCCACCGAAGGACCGCATGATCACCATGCGGTCTACGGCCAGCTGCGGGCGCTGATGCAGCAGGGCCGGTCCGAGGCGGCCCTCGCCGAGGCCCGGCGGATCTCCGACCGCGCGACCGCCCCCGTCATCGTCGCCCAGGCGCTCGCCTTCGAACTCGGCGCGATGATCAACGTCGGCGACCTCTCCGGGTACACGCCCGTGCTGGACCGCGCGTTCGCCCTGCTCGCCGAAGTGGACGACGCCACGGTCGCCGGGGAACTGCACGCCATCGCCGGCTCCGTCGCCTGCCTGCACGGCGCCATGGAGCGGTGCGTCCGGCACTTCGAGTACAGCCGGCGCCACCTCGACTCCGCGCCGTCCTGGGTCGGCGCGGCCGACGCCTGGTACGACCTCGCCCTCGGCTGCTCGCAGGCCGGGCTGCACGCCCAGGCACTCGACGCCGTGGAGCGCGCCAACGCGCTGTACACGGAACTGGGCCTCAGCGACGAGGAGACCGGCGCGCAGATCAGGGTCCGCCACGCCGTCGCCGTCGACCACCGGGGCGACACGGCCACCGCCGTCCGGCTGCTCCGCAAGGTCGTCGACGACTTCGGGCGGGGCGTCGCGCCGGCGTGGTCGGTGGACCGCGCGCACATCGCGTACGCCGCCGCCCGGCTGTCCGCGCTCGGCGTCCCCAGCGTCCCCGACCTCAGCGGGCTGCTCGACGGCGTCGGACACGACGCGGACGAACGGACGATCCGGGCGCTGACCCCGGTGTGCGCCGAGCTGGCGGCCGGGGACGGCGACGCCGCGCTCGCCCTGCTGGAGGCCGGACCGGTGCACCCCGCCACGTTCGGGGTCGCCGAGGCCCACCGGCTGTCGGCCCTCGCGCACTCCCTCGCCGGCCGGCTGCCCCTGGCGATCGCCGCCGAACGCGCGGCCAGCAGGGCGGTGCACCTGGCGCTCGACCCGCTGTCGGCACTGTTCGTGGACGGGGTGGCCGCCCGGATCGACCACGAGAACCTGCGCCGGGTCGCCGACCGGTACGCCGACGCGGCCCTCACCGACCCGTTGACCGGGCTGCCCAACCGGCGGCGGCTGCACGAGTACGCCGCCGGACTGCTCGCCGCCGGCACCCCCGCCACGGTCGGGGTGGCCGACCTCAACGGCTTCAAGGCCGTCAACGACCGCTACGGCCACCTCGCCGGCGACCTCGTCCTGCAGCGCCTGGCCGGGGTGCTGACCCGCGCGGTCGGCCAGGGCTTCGCGGCCCGGTACGGCGGCGACGAGTTCGTCCTGGTCCTGCCGCACGTCGACCTGCCGGGCGCGCGGGCCACCGGCAGCCGGATCCACGAGGCCGTCGCCGCCGAGGACTGGAACTCTCTGGTCCCCGACAGCGCGCTGAACCTCGCGATCGGCTGGTCGCACCTCACCGACAGCGGGCTGACGTGCGCGATCGACCGGGCGGACCGGGCGATGTACCAGATGAAGGCGCGGGCCCGGCCCGCCTGA
- a CDS encoding GlxA family transcriptional regulator, translating into MLRTIAVVIMDGVAPFELGLLCEVFGIDRTDDGVPPFDFRVCGERAGEPLRTGVGMLVTPEYGLDALVHADLVAVPAHAIADDYPPAVLAALRAAADRGGTLVSVCSGVFVLGAAGLLDGRACTTHWRHAGELARRFPEARVDPDVLFVDDGTMVTSAGTASGIDACLHVVRRELGSGVANAIARRMVVAPQREGGQRQFVELAIPECTGDSLQPLLAWMLEHLDTEHSVADLAHRAMLSERTFARRFAAETGTTPGRWMALQRVLHARRLLEETQLSVEEVAHVCGFGTAALLRHHFNRIVGVAPKDYRRSFASVP; encoded by the coding sequence ATGTTGAGGACCATCGCCGTCGTGATCATGGACGGCGTCGCGCCGTTCGAGCTCGGCCTCCTGTGCGAGGTCTTCGGCATCGACCGCACCGACGACGGGGTGCCGCCGTTCGACTTCCGGGTCTGCGGCGAGCGGGCCGGCGAGCCGCTGCGCACCGGCGTCGGCATGCTCGTCACCCCGGAGTACGGCCTCGACGCGCTCGTCCACGCCGACCTCGTCGCCGTCCCGGCGCACGCCATCGCCGACGACTACCCGCCGGCCGTCCTGGCCGCCCTGCGCGCCGCCGCCGACCGGGGCGGCACCCTGGTCTCGGTGTGCAGCGGCGTGTTCGTCCTCGGCGCCGCCGGCCTGCTCGACGGCCGCGCGTGCACCACCCACTGGCGGCACGCCGGGGAGCTCGCCCGGCGTTTCCCCGAGGCCAGGGTCGACCCCGACGTCCTGTTCGTCGACGACGGCACCATGGTGACCAGCGCCGGCACCGCCTCGGGCATCGACGCGTGCCTGCACGTGGTCCGCCGGGAGCTCGGCTCGGGGGTGGCCAACGCCATCGCCCGGCGGATGGTGGTCGCCCCGCAGCGCGAGGGCGGCCAGCGGCAGTTCGTGGAGCTGGCCATTCCCGAGTGCACCGGCGACAGCCTCCAGCCGCTGCTCGCCTGGATGCTCGAGCACCTCGACACAGAGCACTCCGTGGCCGACCTCGCGCACCGGGCCATGCTGTCCGAGCGCACATTCGCCCGCCGGTTCGCCGCCGAGACCGGCACCACCCCGGGCCGGTGGATGGCGCTGCAGCGGGTGCTGCACGCCCGCCGGCTCCTCGAGGAGACCCAGTTGTCGGTGGAGGAGGTCGCGCACGTCTGCGGCTTCGGCACGGCCGCGCTGCTCCGGCACCACTTCAACAGGATCGTCGGGGTGGCGCCGAAGGACTACCGCCGGTCGTTCGCCAGCGTGCCGTAG
- a CDS encoding DUF3626 domain-containing protein, whose product MGEAPVRRRVPGSGGSRGGAAHLRCPGGGGEPGRALDDYIEAQVHGTVDLATDAEALVLDPSFDGTESGKRLVALADRCGIAVEWHGGFTLTADAVPVDFRGPVMRPLAARILRDHAPSGVLDAAVLGVAARSVVTTPDLWTEWGDQAETLQYVKQLWHCLVRYGTLANDRR is encoded by the coding sequence GTGGGAGAAGCGCCTGTTCGGCGGCGCGTACCAGGCTCCGGGGGTTCTCGCGGCGGAGCGGCCCACCTACGGTGTCCTGGCGGCGGCGGCGAGCCCGGGCGGGCTCTCGACGACTACATCGAGGCCCAGGTACACGGCACGGTCGACCTCGCCACCGACGCGGAGGCCCTGGTCCTGGACCCCTCCTTCGACGGCACGGAATCCGGGAAGCGGCTGGTCGCGCTGGCCGACCGGTGCGGGATCGCTGTCGAGTGGCACGGCGGCTTCACGTTGACGGCTGACGCCGTACCCGTCGACTTCCGGGGTCCCGTGATGCGGCCCCTCGCGGCGCGGATCCTCCGCGACCACGCGCCGTCCGGCGTGCTGGACGCCGCCGTGCTCGGCGTCGCGGCCCGCTCGGTGGTGACCACCCCGGACCTGTGGACGGAGTGGGGGGACCAGGCGGAGACGCTGCAGTACGTCAAGCAGCTGTGGCACTGCCTCGTGCGCTACGGCACGCTGGCGAACGACCGGCGGTAG
- a CDS encoding NADP-dependent oxidoreductase: MRAVAVSEFGATPEIMELPVPEPGPGQVQVRMRAAGLNPFDWKVADGVLGGKVRHRFPLVLGGDGAGEVAALGGGVTGFAVGDLVFGLFMRLRDGGGSYGEYAVADAVGLARIPDGVAVTDAAALPMAGTTALNLVAEAGVARGQTVLVVGATGGVGTFVVQLAAARGAHVIATARPDAADAVTALGAAETVDHSAGPVAAQVLARYPHGVDVLIDVASDHAGLVAVAPAVRWGGVVGASTWAVDPEALAARGIRGFNLDNRPTAADLGQVADEVAAGRLRVAIESVVPLEEAPAALARSRAGSARGKTVITI; the protein is encoded by the coding sequence GTGCGCGCTGTCGCGGTGTCGGAGTTCGGGGCGACCCCCGAGATCATGGAGCTGCCCGTCCCGGAGCCCGGCCCCGGCCAGGTCCAGGTCCGGATGCGTGCCGCCGGGCTCAACCCGTTCGACTGGAAGGTCGCCGACGGGGTGCTGGGCGGCAAGGTGCGGCACCGGTTCCCGCTGGTGCTCGGCGGGGACGGCGCGGGCGAGGTGGCGGCGCTCGGCGGGGGCGTCACCGGATTCGCGGTCGGCGACCTGGTGTTCGGCCTGTTCATGCGGCTGAGGGACGGCGGCGGCTCGTACGGCGAGTACGCGGTCGCCGACGCCGTGGGCCTCGCCCGGATTCCCGACGGGGTGGCGGTCACCGACGCGGCGGCGTTGCCGATGGCCGGGACCACCGCGCTCAACCTGGTCGCGGAGGCGGGGGTCGCGCGGGGCCAGACGGTCCTGGTCGTCGGGGCGACCGGCGGGGTCGGCACGTTCGTCGTCCAGTTGGCCGCCGCGCGCGGCGCGCACGTGATCGCCACCGCCCGGCCGGACGCCGCCGACGCGGTGACGGCCCTCGGGGCGGCGGAGACCGTGGACCACTCGGCGGGGCCGGTGGCGGCCCAGGTGCTGGCCCGGTACCCGCATGGTGTCGATGTTCTGATCGACGTCGCCAGTGACCATGCCGGCCTGGTGGCGGTGGCCCCGGCGGTCCGCTGGGGCGGGGTGGTCGGGGCGAGCACGTGGGCCGTGGACCCCGAAGCCCTCGCCGCCCGCGGCATCCGGGGCTTCAACCTGGACAACCGGCCCACCGCCGCAGACCTGGGCCAGGTGGCCGACGAGGTGGCCGCGGGCCGGCTGCGGGTCGCCATCGAGAGCGTCGTGCCCCTGGAGGAGGCCCCGGCGGCGCTGGCCCGCAGTCGCGCCGGCTCGGCCCGCGGCAAGACGGTCATCACGATCTGA